The window CGAGAAATTCCTGGACATCTTTGCGCTGATCGCCCTGGAGCTGGATCACCTCGCCCATCTCCGTATCGTTGACGATGGTGCCATTGCAGGCTGCGAGAGGGCCACGTCAGCGACGGCATGCttccgaggcggcggcggcgggggagggggggcggaGGGGATGACGAACCAAACTTCTTCTTGATGACCTTGAGAATCTTCTTTTGGTCGAACTTCTTGGGGAGACCCTGGACCGTGGTCAGAGTTTTACGACCATTACGCTCTGCGGCAGCACGTTAGTCcaagtcgacgtcgacgccacgCGGGGCACACCGTCGTGC of the Drechmeria coniospora strain ARSEF 6962 chromosome 01, whole genome shotgun sequence genome contains:
- a CDS encoding putative translation initiation factor protein, with product MSIENLKTYDPFAEADEDTGETKQTQNYIHIRIQQRNGRKTLTTVQGLPKKFDQKKILKVIKKKFACNGTIVNDTEMGEVIQLQGDQRKDVQEFLVDKEGLELDAKTIKVHGF